The following are from one region of the Nymphaea colorata isolate Beijing-Zhang1983 chromosome 7, ASM883128v2, whole genome shotgun sequence genome:
- the LOC116257330 gene encoding protein RIK isoform X1, protein MTEEQSIPKPPEESSSSSNASRQRRKRKWDQPAESIISAGLHMPSVFPPSSIAVAAGPTIPVVASPSIALPTVLLPTNSTSIPQVYQAPLAYQNAASVVHKLNQEATAKVVSLQPKIQDELIAREIVINDAESTIRYKLTKRQTQEEIQKCTGAVVITRGKYRPPNAVQDNEKPLYLHISAGAHLHDTAERIKAVDSAAAMVEEIMRQGQHGHPALAPFLPIASTTSQATQPLSASLFLGFEADPSLNIAARIRGPNDQYINHIMNETGASVVLKGCGSGNADDVKGEELQPLHLYLSSNNLKSLEAAKLLAEHLLDTISMECGATRVSTSKAYNAVPPPQQLLVGVQTSSANEENKTSDRIVSASACSATTSTALSSSSVVAISPAMAVVSTVHSQVIGPPGVVNIGQPHLNTANCCPPSFTGTNYNGYGGIYPQATPLQQVALALIQPPNQAPPVQGPSSDAGTKSSEPEKPQSDKRSHRRKFQELPTESKRSAGCHKETEFLKPGNSSEYQSSRSLLSMPPPRKLLPPFANGMPPPPPKFLPPPPPETPPPPPKFSSQPPKLEAAQPTDNKLDHGPTSEILLKLAEYGDDDDDEEGGNEKSHESDSRPPSLSAKPFWAI, encoded by the exons ATGACGGAGGAGCAGAGCATCCCTAAGCCGCCCGAAGAGTCCTCTTCATCCTCTAACGCCAGCAGGCAGAG gagaaagagaaaatgggaTCAACCTGCTGAGTCAATAATTTCAGCTGGATTACATATGCCAAGTGTTTTTCCACCCAGTAGCATCGCTGTTGCTGCTGGACCCACCATTCCAGTTGTTGCTTCACCTTCCATTGCTCTTCCAACGGTTTTGCTTCCTACAAATTCCACATCTATACCACAAGTTTATCAAGCACCTCTTGCATATCAGAATGCTGCTTCAGTAGTGCACAAGCTGAACCAA GAGGCAACAGCAAAAGTAGTGAGTTTGCAGCCAAAAATTCAAGATGAACTGATTGCTCGAGAAATTGTGATAAATGATGCTGAATCTACCATACGATATAAACTCACAAAGCGGCAgactcaagaagag atcCAGAAATGCACTGGTGCTGTGGTTATAACTAG GGGAAAATATCGTCCTCCAAATGCAGTACAGGATAATGAAAAGCCATTGTATCTTCACATTTCTGCTGGTGCTCAT CTACACGACACAGCAGAAAGAATTAAAGCCGTTGACTCTGCGGCTGCAATGGTTGAAGAGATCATGAGACAAGGTCAACATGGACATCCTGCATTGGCTCCCTTCCTCCCAATAGCAAGTACCACAAGCCAG GCAACCCAACCTCTATCTGCTTCCTTGTTCCTGGGATTTGAAGCGGATCCATCATTAAACATTGCTGCACGGATCCGTGGCCCAAAT GACCAATATATAAATCACATTATGAATGAAACAGGAGCATCTGTTGTACTGAAAGGATGTGGTTCTGGCAATGCTGATGATGTCAAAGGTGAAG AATTACAGCCTTTACATTTATATCTATCAAGTAATAATTTGAAGAGCCTTGAAGCTGCTAAACTTTTAGCGGAACACCTTTTGGACACAATCAGCATGGAATGTGGTGCTACAAG GGTATCTACAAGTAAGGCTTACAATGCAGTTCCACCCCCTCAACAGTTGCTGGTTGGCGTTCAAACCTCCAgtgcaaatgaagaaaataaaacttctGACAGGATTGTTTCTGCCTCAGCATGTTCTGCTACCACCTCTACTGCATTATCATCATCTTCTGTGGTTGCTATTTCTCCTGCTATGGCCGTGGTCTCTACAGTTCATTCCCAGGTGATAGGTCCACCTGGGGTTGTCAATATTGGACAACCACATCTGAATACTGCTAATTGTTGTCCACCTTCATTCACTGGAACAAACTACAATGGATATGGAGGAATTTATCCGCAGGCTACACCATTGCAGCAAGTTGCACTTGCATTGATACAGCCACCCAATCAAGCGCCTCCAGTGCAAGGTCCTTCATCAGATGCCGGCACGAAAAGCTCAGAACCTGAAAAACCTCAATCTGATAAGCGGTCTCACAGGAGGAAGTTTCAGGAGCTACCTACTGAAAGTAAGAGATCTGCAGGATGTCATAAG GAAACAGAATTTCTTAAGCCAGGTAATTCCTCAGAGTATCAAAGCTCAAGAAGTCTTCTGAGTATGCCACCACCAAGGAAGTTGCTCCCTCCATTTGCTAATGGAATGCCACCACCCCCTCCAAAATTTCTGCCACCACCCCCTCCAGAAACACCACCTCCACCCCCAAAGTTCAGTTCACAACCTCCAAAACTTGAAGCTGCACAGCCCACTGATAATAAATTGGATCATGGTCCTACTTCTG aAATTCTACTTAAACTTGCCGAGTATggggatgatgatgatgatgaagagggTGGTAATGAAAAATCTCATGAAAGTGACTCGAGACCTCCATCACTATCAGCCAAACCTTTCTGGGCTATTTGA
- the LOC116257330 gene encoding protein RIK isoform X4 — translation MTEEQSIPKPPEESSSSSNASRQRRKRKWDQPAESIISAGLHMPSVFPPSSIAVAAGPTIPVVASPSIALPTVLLPTNSTSIPQVYQAPLAYQNAASVVHKLNQEATAKVVSLQPKIQDELIAREIVINDAESTIRYKLTKRQTQEEIQKCTGAVVITRGKYRPPNAVQDNEKPLYLHISAGAHLHDTAERIKAVDSAAAMVEEIMRQGQHGHPALAPFLPIASTTSQATQPLSASLFLGFEADPSLNIAARIRGPNDQYINHIMNETGASVVLKGCGSGNADDVKGEELQPLHLYLSSNNLKSLEAAKLLAEHLLDTISMECGATRVSTSKAYNAVPPPQQLLVGVQTSSANEENKTSDRIVSASACSATTSTALSSSSVVAISPAMAVVSTVHSQVIGPPGVVNIGQPHLNTANCCPPSFTGTNYNGYGGIYPQATPLQQVALALIQPPNQAPPVQGPSSDAGTKSSEPEKPQSDKRSHRRKFQELPTESKRSAGCHKVFSL, via the exons ATGACGGAGGAGCAGAGCATCCCTAAGCCGCCCGAAGAGTCCTCTTCATCCTCTAACGCCAGCAGGCAGAG gagaaagagaaaatgggaTCAACCTGCTGAGTCAATAATTTCAGCTGGATTACATATGCCAAGTGTTTTTCCACCCAGTAGCATCGCTGTTGCTGCTGGACCCACCATTCCAGTTGTTGCTTCACCTTCCATTGCTCTTCCAACGGTTTTGCTTCCTACAAATTCCACATCTATACCACAAGTTTATCAAGCACCTCTTGCATATCAGAATGCTGCTTCAGTAGTGCACAAGCTGAACCAA GAGGCAACAGCAAAAGTAGTGAGTTTGCAGCCAAAAATTCAAGATGAACTGATTGCTCGAGAAATTGTGATAAATGATGCTGAATCTACCATACGATATAAACTCACAAAGCGGCAgactcaagaagag atcCAGAAATGCACTGGTGCTGTGGTTATAACTAG GGGAAAATATCGTCCTCCAAATGCAGTACAGGATAATGAAAAGCCATTGTATCTTCACATTTCTGCTGGTGCTCAT CTACACGACACAGCAGAAAGAATTAAAGCCGTTGACTCTGCGGCTGCAATGGTTGAAGAGATCATGAGACAAGGTCAACATGGACATCCTGCATTGGCTCCCTTCCTCCCAATAGCAAGTACCACAAGCCAG GCAACCCAACCTCTATCTGCTTCCTTGTTCCTGGGATTTGAAGCGGATCCATCATTAAACATTGCTGCACGGATCCGTGGCCCAAAT GACCAATATATAAATCACATTATGAATGAAACAGGAGCATCTGTTGTACTGAAAGGATGTGGTTCTGGCAATGCTGATGATGTCAAAGGTGAAG AATTACAGCCTTTACATTTATATCTATCAAGTAATAATTTGAAGAGCCTTGAAGCTGCTAAACTTTTAGCGGAACACCTTTTGGACACAATCAGCATGGAATGTGGTGCTACAAG GGTATCTACAAGTAAGGCTTACAATGCAGTTCCACCCCCTCAACAGTTGCTGGTTGGCGTTCAAACCTCCAgtgcaaatgaagaaaataaaacttctGACAGGATTGTTTCTGCCTCAGCATGTTCTGCTACCACCTCTACTGCATTATCATCATCTTCTGTGGTTGCTATTTCTCCTGCTATGGCCGTGGTCTCTACAGTTCATTCCCAGGTGATAGGTCCACCTGGGGTTGTCAATATTGGACAACCACATCTGAATACTGCTAATTGTTGTCCACCTTCATTCACTGGAACAAACTACAATGGATATGGAGGAATTTATCCGCAGGCTACACCATTGCAGCAAGTTGCACTTGCATTGATACAGCCACCCAATCAAGCGCCTCCAGTGCAAGGTCCTTCATCAGATGCCGGCACGAAAAGCTCAGAACCTGAAAAACCTCAATCTGATAAGCGGTCTCACAGGAGGAAGTTTCAGGAGCTACCTACTGAAAGTAAGAGATCTGCAGGATGTCATAAG GTATTTTCTCTCTGA
- the LOC116257330 gene encoding protein RIK isoform X2 encodes MTEEQSIPKPPEESSSSSNASRQRRKRKWDQPAESIISAGLHMPSVFPPSSIAVAAGPTIPVVASPSIALPTVLLPTNSTSIPQVYQAPLAYQNAASVVHKLNQEATAKVVSLQPKIQDELIAREIVINDAESTIRYKLTKRQTQEEIQKCTGAVVITRGKYRPPNAVQDNEKPLYLHISAGAHLHDTAERIKAVDSAAAMVEEIMRQGQHGHPALAPFLPIASTTSQATQPLSASLFLGFEADPSLNIAARIRGPNDQYINHIMNETGASVVLKGCGSGNADDVKELQPLHLYLSSNNLKSLEAAKLLAEHLLDTISMECGATRVSTSKAYNAVPPPQQLLVGVQTSSANEENKTSDRIVSASACSATTSTALSSSSVVAISPAMAVVSTVHSQVIGPPGVVNIGQPHLNTANCCPPSFTGTNYNGYGGIYPQATPLQQVALALIQPPNQAPPVQGPSSDAGTKSSEPEKPQSDKRSHRRKFQELPTESKRSAGCHKETEFLKPGNSSEYQSSRSLLSMPPPRKLLPPFANGMPPPPPKFLPPPPPETPPPPPKFSSQPPKLEAAQPTDNKLDHGPTSEILLKLAEYGDDDDDEEGGNEKSHESDSRPPSLSAKPFWAI; translated from the exons ATGACGGAGGAGCAGAGCATCCCTAAGCCGCCCGAAGAGTCCTCTTCATCCTCTAACGCCAGCAGGCAGAG gagaaagagaaaatgggaTCAACCTGCTGAGTCAATAATTTCAGCTGGATTACATATGCCAAGTGTTTTTCCACCCAGTAGCATCGCTGTTGCTGCTGGACCCACCATTCCAGTTGTTGCTTCACCTTCCATTGCTCTTCCAACGGTTTTGCTTCCTACAAATTCCACATCTATACCACAAGTTTATCAAGCACCTCTTGCATATCAGAATGCTGCTTCAGTAGTGCACAAGCTGAACCAA GAGGCAACAGCAAAAGTAGTGAGTTTGCAGCCAAAAATTCAAGATGAACTGATTGCTCGAGAAATTGTGATAAATGATGCTGAATCTACCATACGATATAAACTCACAAAGCGGCAgactcaagaagag atcCAGAAATGCACTGGTGCTGTGGTTATAACTAG GGGAAAATATCGTCCTCCAAATGCAGTACAGGATAATGAAAAGCCATTGTATCTTCACATTTCTGCTGGTGCTCAT CTACACGACACAGCAGAAAGAATTAAAGCCGTTGACTCTGCGGCTGCAATGGTTGAAGAGATCATGAGACAAGGTCAACATGGACATCCTGCATTGGCTCCCTTCCTCCCAATAGCAAGTACCACAAGCCAG GCAACCCAACCTCTATCTGCTTCCTTGTTCCTGGGATTTGAAGCGGATCCATCATTAAACATTGCTGCACGGATCCGTGGCCCAAAT GACCAATATATAAATCACATTATGAATGAAACAGGAGCATCTGTTGTACTGAAAGGATGTGGTTCTGGCAATGCTGATGATGTCAAAG AATTACAGCCTTTACATTTATATCTATCAAGTAATAATTTGAAGAGCCTTGAAGCTGCTAAACTTTTAGCGGAACACCTTTTGGACACAATCAGCATGGAATGTGGTGCTACAAG GGTATCTACAAGTAAGGCTTACAATGCAGTTCCACCCCCTCAACAGTTGCTGGTTGGCGTTCAAACCTCCAgtgcaaatgaagaaaataaaacttctGACAGGATTGTTTCTGCCTCAGCATGTTCTGCTACCACCTCTACTGCATTATCATCATCTTCTGTGGTTGCTATTTCTCCTGCTATGGCCGTGGTCTCTACAGTTCATTCCCAGGTGATAGGTCCACCTGGGGTTGTCAATATTGGACAACCACATCTGAATACTGCTAATTGTTGTCCACCTTCATTCACTGGAACAAACTACAATGGATATGGAGGAATTTATCCGCAGGCTACACCATTGCAGCAAGTTGCACTTGCATTGATACAGCCACCCAATCAAGCGCCTCCAGTGCAAGGTCCTTCATCAGATGCCGGCACGAAAAGCTCAGAACCTGAAAAACCTCAATCTGATAAGCGGTCTCACAGGAGGAAGTTTCAGGAGCTACCTACTGAAAGTAAGAGATCTGCAGGATGTCATAAG GAAACAGAATTTCTTAAGCCAGGTAATTCCTCAGAGTATCAAAGCTCAAGAAGTCTTCTGAGTATGCCACCACCAAGGAAGTTGCTCCCTCCATTTGCTAATGGAATGCCACCACCCCCTCCAAAATTTCTGCCACCACCCCCTCCAGAAACACCACCTCCACCCCCAAAGTTCAGTTCACAACCTCCAAAACTTGAAGCTGCACAGCCCACTGATAATAAATTGGATCATGGTCCTACTTCTG aAATTCTACTTAAACTTGCCGAGTATggggatgatgatgatgatgaagagggTGGTAATGAAAAATCTCATGAAAGTGACTCGAGACCTCCATCACTATCAGCCAAACCTTTCTGGGCTATTTGA
- the LOC116257330 gene encoding protein RIK isoform X3, with translation MTEEQSIPKPPEESSSSSNASRQRRKRKWDQPAESIISAGLHMPSVFPPSSIAVAAGPTIPVVASPSIALPTVLLPTNSTSIPQVYQAPLAYQNAASVVHKLNQEATAKVVSLQPKIQDELIAREIVINDAESTIRYKLTKRQTQEEIQKCTGAVVITRGKYRPPNAVQDNEKPLYLHISAGAHLHDTAERIKAVDSAAAMVEEIMRQGQHGHPALAPFLPIASTTSQATQPLSASLFLGFEADPSLNIAARIRGPNDQYINHIMNETGASVVLKGCGSGNADDVKGEELQPLHLYLSSNNLKSLEAAKLLAEHLLDTISMECGATRVSTSKAYNAVPPPQQLLVGVQTSSANEENKTSDRIVSASACSATTSTALSSSSVVAISPAMAVVSTVHSQVIGPPGVVNIGQPHLNTANCCPPSFTGTNYNGYGGIYPQATPLQQVALALIQPPNQAPPVQGPSSDAGTKSSEPEKPQSDKRSHRRKFQELPTESKRSAGCHKNVHLLIFAANIPGIFSLTFYDADRLVRDSIFHIRLHVSQECILRRCHALQGGHCSFFQDTVYGIWSCHSSQLS, from the exons ATGACGGAGGAGCAGAGCATCCCTAAGCCGCCCGAAGAGTCCTCTTCATCCTCTAACGCCAGCAGGCAGAG gagaaagagaaaatgggaTCAACCTGCTGAGTCAATAATTTCAGCTGGATTACATATGCCAAGTGTTTTTCCACCCAGTAGCATCGCTGTTGCTGCTGGACCCACCATTCCAGTTGTTGCTTCACCTTCCATTGCTCTTCCAACGGTTTTGCTTCCTACAAATTCCACATCTATACCACAAGTTTATCAAGCACCTCTTGCATATCAGAATGCTGCTTCAGTAGTGCACAAGCTGAACCAA GAGGCAACAGCAAAAGTAGTGAGTTTGCAGCCAAAAATTCAAGATGAACTGATTGCTCGAGAAATTGTGATAAATGATGCTGAATCTACCATACGATATAAACTCACAAAGCGGCAgactcaagaagag atcCAGAAATGCACTGGTGCTGTGGTTATAACTAG GGGAAAATATCGTCCTCCAAATGCAGTACAGGATAATGAAAAGCCATTGTATCTTCACATTTCTGCTGGTGCTCAT CTACACGACACAGCAGAAAGAATTAAAGCCGTTGACTCTGCGGCTGCAATGGTTGAAGAGATCATGAGACAAGGTCAACATGGACATCCTGCATTGGCTCCCTTCCTCCCAATAGCAAGTACCACAAGCCAG GCAACCCAACCTCTATCTGCTTCCTTGTTCCTGGGATTTGAAGCGGATCCATCATTAAACATTGCTGCACGGATCCGTGGCCCAAAT GACCAATATATAAATCACATTATGAATGAAACAGGAGCATCTGTTGTACTGAAAGGATGTGGTTCTGGCAATGCTGATGATGTCAAAGGTGAAG AATTACAGCCTTTACATTTATATCTATCAAGTAATAATTTGAAGAGCCTTGAAGCTGCTAAACTTTTAGCGGAACACCTTTTGGACACAATCAGCATGGAATGTGGTGCTACAAG GGTATCTACAAGTAAGGCTTACAATGCAGTTCCACCCCCTCAACAGTTGCTGGTTGGCGTTCAAACCTCCAgtgcaaatgaagaaaataaaacttctGACAGGATTGTTTCTGCCTCAGCATGTTCTGCTACCACCTCTACTGCATTATCATCATCTTCTGTGGTTGCTATTTCTCCTGCTATGGCCGTGGTCTCTACAGTTCATTCCCAGGTGATAGGTCCACCTGGGGTTGTCAATATTGGACAACCACATCTGAATACTGCTAATTGTTGTCCACCTTCATTCACTGGAACAAACTACAATGGATATGGAGGAATTTATCCGCAGGCTACACCATTGCAGCAAGTTGCACTTGCATTGATACAGCCACCCAATCAAGCGCCTCCAGTGCAAGGTCCTTCATCAGATGCCGGCACGAAAAGCTCAGAACCTGAAAAACCTCAATCTGATAAGCGGTCTCACAGGAGGAAGTTTCAGGAGCTACCTACTGAAAGTAAGAGATCTGCAGGATGTCATAAG AATGTCCATTTGCTGATTTTTGCTGCTAATATTCCAGGTATTTTCTCTCTGACCTTCTATGACGCTGACAGGCTGGTCCGAGATTCTATATTCCACATTCGTTTGCATGTTTCACAGGAATGCATTTTGCGGAGGTGCCATGCGCTACAGGGTGGCCATTGTAGTTTTTTCCAGGATACTGTTTATGGAATTTGGTCATGCCATTCAAGTCAGTTGAGCTAA